Proteins encoded in a region of the Strigops habroptila isolate Jane unplaced genomic scaffold, bStrHab1.2.pri NW_022045628.1_ctg1, whole genome shotgun sequence genome:
- the CLASRP gene encoding LOW QUALITY PROTEIN: CLK4-associating serine/arginine rich protein (The sequence of the model RefSeq protein was modified relative to this genomic sequence to represent the inferred CDS: inserted 2 bases in 1 codon), with protein MWHEARKHERKLRGMMVDYKKRAERRREYYEKIKKDPAQFLQVHGRACKIHLDSAVALAAESPVNMMPWQGDTNNMIDRFDVRAHLDYIPSYTPALLNPISPEQECDERKCNYERYRGLVQNDFAGISEEQCLYQIYIDELYGGLQKPNEDEKKKLAEKKASIGYTYEDSTVAELDNNVEKRGEEEDSEEDSNTDEDEVIPDIDVEVDVDELNQEQVADLNKQATTYGMAEGDFVRMLRKDKEEAEAIKNAKALEEEKAMYSGRRSRRQRREFREKRLKGRKISPPSYARRDSPTYDPYKRSPSESSSESRSRSRTPSPGHEEKITFITSFGGSDEEAAASAQAGGIPGKGPAPGKARSAAGQPAAGHSASSRRRSSSSSTSPSSSSSSSSRSSSRSXTEGGGYHRSGRYCHSHGRRYSRSRSRSRRYSGGGSRDGRRRSRSYSPERGYRYSSRRRSRSRSRSGERSRRRHHWSSSRSSRSRSDSRSPSRSQSPVRDKPPRPTASPAVGEKLKKPDSAAGKETGAAKPKLTPQEKLKLRMQKALNRQFKADKKAAQEKMLQQEHERQEREDELRAMARKIRMKERERREKEREEWERQYSRQSRSPSPRYSREYSSSRRRSRSRSRSPHYRH; from the exons ATGTGGCACGAGGCGCGGAAGCACGAGCGGAAGCTGCGCGGGATGATGGTGGATTACAAGAAGCGGGCGGAGCGCAGGAGGGAGTACTACGAGAAGATC aaGAAGGATCCAGCCCAATTCCTGCAGGTCCACGGCCGGGCCTGCAAAATCCACCTGGATTCAGCCGTGGCCTTGGCTGCCGAGAGCCCGGTCAACAT GATGCCCTGGCAGGGAGACACCAACAACATGATCGACCGCTTCGACGTGCGGGCGCATCTGGATTATATCCCCAGCTACACCCCGGCCCTGCTGAACCCCAT TTCCCCGGAGCAGGAATGTGACGAGAGGAAATGCAACTACGAGCGGTACCGCGGCCTCGTGCAGAACGACTTCGCTGGCA TCTCGGAGGAGCAGTGTCTCTACCAGATCTACATCGATGAGCTCTACGGGGGGCTCCAGAAGCCCAACGAGGATGAGAAGAAGAA GCTCGCCGAGAAGAAAGCCTCCATTGGCTACACGTATGAGGACAGCACCGTGGCCGAGCTGGACAACAACgtggagaagagaggggaggaggaggactcGGAGGAGGACAGCAACACGGATGAAGATGAAGTCATCCCTGACATTG ACGTGGAAGTGGACGTGGATGAGCTCAACCAGGAGCAAGTGGCCGACCTCAACAAGCAGGCGACCACCTACGGCATGGCCGAGGGGGACTTCGTCAG GATGCTGCGGAAGGACAAGGAGGAGGCTGAAGCGATTAAGAACGCCAAGgctctggaggaggagaaggccATGTACTCG GGCCGACGCTCCCGGCGCCAGAGGAGGGAATTCAGGGAGAAACGCTTGAAAGGGAGGAAGATCAGTCCCCCCAG CTACGCCCGGCGCGACAGCCCCACCTACGACCCCTACAAACG CTCCCCCTCGGAATCCAGCTCGGAatcccgctcccgctcccgcaCTCCGTCTCCCGGCCACGAGGAGAAGATCACCTTCATCACCAGCTTCGGCGGCAGCGACGAGGAGGCGGCTGCATCCGCGCAGGCCGGCGGCATTCCCGGGAAAGGCCCCGCTCCCGGCAAAGCCCGTTCCGCCGCAGGGCAGCCGGCAGCAGGTCATAGCGCCTCGTCCCG GCGCCGTTCCTCGTCTTCCTCCACGTCTCCATCGTCCTCATCCTCATCCAGCTCCCGCTCCAGCTCCCGCTC TACCGAGGGGGGGGGGTACCACCGCTCCGGCCGCTACTGCCATTCCCACGGCCGCCGCTATTCCCGCTCTCGCTCCCGCTCCCGGCGCTATTCCGGAGGGGGCTCTCGGGATGGGCGCCGCCGCTCCAGGTCCTATTCCCCGGAGCGGGGCTATCGCTACAGCTCCCGCCGCCGATCCAG GAGCCGGTCCCGCTCCGGGGAGCGCTCCCGGCGCCGGCACCACTGGAGCAGCAGCCGGAGCAGCCGGAGCCGCAGCGATTCCCGCAGCCCCAGCAGATCCCAGTCTCCGGTGCGGGACAAGCCTCCGCGCCCCACAGCATCGCCCGCCGTGGGGGAGAAGCTGAAAAA gcCTGACAGTGCTGCTGGTAAAGAGACGGGAGCTGCCAAA cccaaactgaCGCCGCAGGAGAAGCTGAAGCTGCGGATGCAGAAGGCGCTCAACAGGCAAT TTAAAGCTGATAAAAAGGCAGCCCAGGAGAAGATGCTGCAACAGGAACATGAGAGACAG GAGCGGGAGGACGAGCTCCGAGCCATGGCCCGGAAGATCCGCATGAA GGAGCGGGAACGCCGGGAGAAGGAGCGGGAGGAGTGGGAGCGCCAGTACAGCCGCCAGAGCCGGTCCCCGTCCCCCCGCTACA GTCGGGAATACAGCTCATCCCGCAG GCGCTCCCGGTCGCGGTCCCGCAGCCCCCACTACCGGCACTGA
- the GEMIN7 gene encoding gem-associated protein 7, which yields MTPAEEPVPVPVLRLPRGPDGRGRGFESRRRHPARGEAEAQRARARLRRRFLRALAAARGRPARFWLRAGVRVDATFGAADREAAALLVEALRTPLGLQEAALLRGPDVLCFRFPLP from the coding sequence ATGACCCCGGCGGAGGagccggtgccggtgccggtgctgCGGCTGCCGCGGGGCCCGGACGGCCGCGGCCGCGGGTTCGAGTCCCGCCGGCGGCACCCTGCGCGGGGGGAGGCGGAGGCGCAGCGGGCGCGGGCGCGGCTCCGGCGCCGGTTCCTGCGGGCGCTGGCGGccgcccggggccgccccgcgcGGTTCTGGCTCCGCGCCGGGGTCCGCGTGGACGCCACGTTCGGGGCCGCGGaccgggaggcggcggcgctgcTGGTGGAGGCGCTGCGGACCccgctggggctgcaggaggcgGCGCTGCTGCGCGGCCCCGACGTGCTCTGCTTCCGCTTCCCGCTGCCGTGA
- the PPP1R37 gene encoding protein phosphatase 1 regulatory subunit 37 isoform X1, which yields MEQAPGQAPEPRGAEAEDGRLRAGAKRVTFPSDEDIVSGAVEPKDPWRHAQNVTVDEIMTAYKQACQKLNCKQIPKLLKQIQEFKELAPRIDCLDLKGEKLDYKACEALEEIFKRVQFKIVDLEQTSLDEDGASALFDMIEYYESATHLNISFNKHIGTRGWQAAAHMMRKTNCLQYLDARNTPLLDHSAPFVARALRISSSLVVLHLENASLSGRPLLLLATALKMNMNLRELYLADNKLNGLQDSAQLGNLLKFNCYIQILDLRNNHILDSGLAYICEGLKEQRKGLVTLVLWNNQLTHAGMAYLGMTLPHTQSLETLNLGHNPIGNEGVRNLKNGLIGNRSVLRLGLASTKLTCEGAVAVAEFIAESPRLLRLDLRENDIKTGGLMALSLALKVNHSLLRLDLDREPKKEAVKSFIETQKALLGEIQNGCKRNFILAKEKEEKEQKLQQSASMPEITMSEPLEEAPAEAIPDGSAGSTREEGEEPEEEAMASENGDTEPVERDDDQDQDKDNDRDEVTDSDTDTDEDEDDAAPLEMKELNDSTDGVLVSPAPPPAPGIPEDAPAGTGNAAAPAPSQGHERRISVSSPGRGHKVFVVTRVEPVPERDEDADPSGKTEPQGPAPASTAQLPGPCANGAVPDAPAGSEALPNGLKVDFARALPEVASESDGKVGSCGAEHELSCSKNEQELEELLLEASQDTGQELP from the exons ATGGAGCAGGCCCCGGGGCAGGCCCCGGAGCCCCGCGGGGCCGAGGCCGAGGACGGGCGGCTCCGGGCGGGGGCCAAGCGGGTCACGTTCCCCTCGGACGAGGACATCGTGTCCGGAGCGGTGGAGCCCAAGGACCCCTGGAGACACG CCCAGAACGTGACGGTGGATGAAATCATGACTGCCTACAAGCAAGCCTGCCAGAAACTCAACTGCAAGCAGATCCCCAAGCTGCTGAAGCAGATACAG gagTTCAAGGAGCTGGCTCCCAGGATAGACTGCTTGGATCTCAAAG GGGAGAAGCTGGATTACAAGGCCTGTGAGGCTCTGGAGGAGATCTTCAAGCGGGTCCAGTTCAAGATCGTGGATCTGGAGCAGACGAGCCTGGATGAGGAC GGAGCCTCGGCGCTCTTCGACATGATCGAGTACTACGAGTCGGCCACGCACCTCAACATCTCCTTCAACAAGCACATCGGCACCCGCGGCTGGCAGGCGGCTGCGCACATGATGAGGAAG ACCAACTGCCTGCAGTACCTGGACGCCCGGAACACGCCGCTGCTGGACCACTCGGCCCCCTTCGTGGCGCGGGCGCTGCGCATCAGCAGCAGCCTCGTGGTGCTGCACCTCGAGAACGCCTCCTTGTCCGGGCGCCcgctcctgctgctgg CCACGGCTCTGAAGATGAATATGAACCTACGGGAGCTCTACCTGGCTGACAACAAGCTCAACGGGCTGCAGGACTCGGCTCAACTGGGCAACCTGCTCAAGTTCAACTGCTACATCCAGATCCTGGACCTGAGGAACAACCACATCCTGGACTCGG GCTTGGCGTACATCTGTGAGGGGCtgaaggagcagaggaaggggcTGGTCACTCTGGTTCTATGGAACAACCAACTGACCCACGCTGGCATGGCCTATCTGGGAATGACGCTG CCTCACACCCAGAGCCTGGAGACCCTCAACTTGGGCCACAATCCCATTGGGAATGAAGGTGTCCGCAACCTGAAGAACGGGCTCATCGGGAACCGCTCCGTGCTCCGCCTGGGCTTGGCGTCCACCAAGCTGACCTGTGAAG GGGCCGTGGCCGTGGCCGAGTTCATCGCCGAGAGCCCGCGGCTGCTGCGCCTGGACCTGCGGGAGAACGACATCAAGACCGGGGGGCTCATGGCCCTGTCGCTCGCGCTCAAGGTCAACCACTCGCTGCTGCGCCTCGACCTGGACCGCGAGCCCAAGAAGGAGGCG GTGAAGAGCTTCATTGAGACCCAGAAGGCTCTGCTGGGCGAGATCCAGAACGGCTGCAAACGCAACTTCATCCTGGccaaggagaaggaggagaaggagcagaagctgcagcaatCGGCCTCCATGCCCGAAATCACCATGTCCGAGCCTCTGGAAGAGGCTCCAGCCGAGGCCATCCCGGACGGCAGCGCCGGATCCACTcgggaagagggagaagaacCAGAGGAGGAGGCGATGGCCTCGGAGAACGGGGACACGGAGCCAGTGGAGCGGGATGATGACCAGGACCAGGACAAGGACAATGACAGGGATGAGGTGACGGACTCGGACACGGACAcggatgaggatgaggatgatgCTGCTCCCTTGGAGATGAAGGAGCTCAATGACTCCACCGACGGTGTCCTCGTGTCCCCGGCCCCACCGCCTGCGCCGGGCATCCCTGAGGATGCTCCCGCCGGCACAGGGAATGCCGCGGCCCCCGCTCCATCCCAGGGACACGAGAGGAGGATTTCGGTCTCCAGCCCTGGCCGAGGCCACAAAGTCTTTGTGGTGACACGAGTGGAGCCGGTGCCGGAGCGGGATGAGGACGCTGATCCCAGCGGGAAAACCGAGCCCCAGGGCCCTGCTCCCGCCTCCACAGCTCAGCTCCCGGGGCCCTGCGCCAATGGAGCTGTTCCCGACGCTCCCGCTGGATCCGAGGCGCTTCCCAATGGCCTGAAGGTGGATTTTGCACGAGCGCTTCCGGAGGTGGCCTCGGAAAGCGATGGGAAAGTGGGAAGCTGTGGAGCGGAGCATG AGTTGAGCTGCTCCAAGAAcgagcaggagctggaggagctgctcctCGAGGCCAGTCAGGACAcggggcaggagctgccctga
- the PPP1R37 gene encoding protein phosphatase 1 regulatory subunit 37 isoform X2 has product MTAYKQACQKLNCKQIPKLLKQIQEFKELAPRIDCLDLKGEKLDYKACEALEEIFKRVQFKIVDLEQTSLDEDGASALFDMIEYYESATHLNISFNKHIGTRGWQAAAHMMRKTNCLQYLDARNTPLLDHSAPFVARALRISSSLVVLHLENASLSGRPLLLLATALKMNMNLRELYLADNKLNGLQDSAQLGNLLKFNCYIQILDLRNNHILDSGLAYICEGLKEQRKGLVTLVLWNNQLTHAGMAYLGMTLPHTQSLETLNLGHNPIGNEGVRNLKNGLIGNRSVLRLGLASTKLTCEGAVAVAEFIAESPRLLRLDLRENDIKTGGLMALSLALKVNHSLLRLDLDREPKKEAVKSFIETQKALLGEIQNGCKRNFILAKEKEEKEQKLQQSASMPEITMSEPLEEAPAEAIPDGSAGSTREEGEEPEEEAMASENGDTEPVERDDDQDQDKDNDRDEVTDSDTDTDEDEDDAAPLEMKELNDSTDGVLVSPAPPPAPGIPEDAPAGTGNAAAPAPSQGHERRISVSSPGRGHKVFVVTRVEPVPERDEDADPSGKTEPQGPAPASTAQLPGPCANGAVPDAPAGSEALPNGLKVDFARALPEVASESDGKVGSCGAEHELSCSKNEQELEELLLEASQDTGQELP; this is encoded by the exons ATGACTGCCTACAAGCAAGCCTGCCAGAAACTCAACTGCAAGCAGATCCCCAAGCTGCTGAAGCAGATACAG gagTTCAAGGAGCTGGCTCCCAGGATAGACTGCTTGGATCTCAAAG GGGAGAAGCTGGATTACAAGGCCTGTGAGGCTCTGGAGGAGATCTTCAAGCGGGTCCAGTTCAAGATCGTGGATCTGGAGCAGACGAGCCTGGATGAGGAC GGAGCCTCGGCGCTCTTCGACATGATCGAGTACTACGAGTCGGCCACGCACCTCAACATCTCCTTCAACAAGCACATCGGCACCCGCGGCTGGCAGGCGGCTGCGCACATGATGAGGAAG ACCAACTGCCTGCAGTACCTGGACGCCCGGAACACGCCGCTGCTGGACCACTCGGCCCCCTTCGTGGCGCGGGCGCTGCGCATCAGCAGCAGCCTCGTGGTGCTGCACCTCGAGAACGCCTCCTTGTCCGGGCGCCcgctcctgctgctgg CCACGGCTCTGAAGATGAATATGAACCTACGGGAGCTCTACCTGGCTGACAACAAGCTCAACGGGCTGCAGGACTCGGCTCAACTGGGCAACCTGCTCAAGTTCAACTGCTACATCCAGATCCTGGACCTGAGGAACAACCACATCCTGGACTCGG GCTTGGCGTACATCTGTGAGGGGCtgaaggagcagaggaaggggcTGGTCACTCTGGTTCTATGGAACAACCAACTGACCCACGCTGGCATGGCCTATCTGGGAATGACGCTG CCTCACACCCAGAGCCTGGAGACCCTCAACTTGGGCCACAATCCCATTGGGAATGAAGGTGTCCGCAACCTGAAGAACGGGCTCATCGGGAACCGCTCCGTGCTCCGCCTGGGCTTGGCGTCCACCAAGCTGACCTGTGAAG GGGCCGTGGCCGTGGCCGAGTTCATCGCCGAGAGCCCGCGGCTGCTGCGCCTGGACCTGCGGGAGAACGACATCAAGACCGGGGGGCTCATGGCCCTGTCGCTCGCGCTCAAGGTCAACCACTCGCTGCTGCGCCTCGACCTGGACCGCGAGCCCAAGAAGGAGGCG GTGAAGAGCTTCATTGAGACCCAGAAGGCTCTGCTGGGCGAGATCCAGAACGGCTGCAAACGCAACTTCATCCTGGccaaggagaaggaggagaaggagcagaagctgcagcaatCGGCCTCCATGCCCGAAATCACCATGTCCGAGCCTCTGGAAGAGGCTCCAGCCGAGGCCATCCCGGACGGCAGCGCCGGATCCACTcgggaagagggagaagaacCAGAGGAGGAGGCGATGGCCTCGGAGAACGGGGACACGGAGCCAGTGGAGCGGGATGATGACCAGGACCAGGACAAGGACAATGACAGGGATGAGGTGACGGACTCGGACACGGACAcggatgaggatgaggatgatgCTGCTCCCTTGGAGATGAAGGAGCTCAATGACTCCACCGACGGTGTCCTCGTGTCCCCGGCCCCACCGCCTGCGCCGGGCATCCCTGAGGATGCTCCCGCCGGCACAGGGAATGCCGCGGCCCCCGCTCCATCCCAGGGACACGAGAGGAGGATTTCGGTCTCCAGCCCTGGCCGAGGCCACAAAGTCTTTGTGGTGACACGAGTGGAGCCGGTGCCGGAGCGGGATGAGGACGCTGATCCCAGCGGGAAAACCGAGCCCCAGGGCCCTGCTCCCGCCTCCACAGCTCAGCTCCCGGGGCCCTGCGCCAATGGAGCTGTTCCCGACGCTCCCGCTGGATCCGAGGCGCTTCCCAATGGCCTGAAGGTGGATTTTGCACGAGCGCTTCCGGAGGTGGCCTCGGAAAGCGATGGGAAAGTGGGAAGCTGTGGAGCGGAGCATG AGTTGAGCTGCTCCAAGAAcgagcaggagctggaggagctgctcctCGAGGCCAGTCAGGACAcggggcaggagctgccctga